In Populus trichocarpa isolate Nisqually-1 chromosome 16, P.trichocarpa_v4.1, whole genome shotgun sequence, a genomic segment contains:
- the LOC18109534 gene encoding anthocyanidin 3-O-glucosyltransferase 2, which translates to MKIAELVFIPFPAMGHVVPAVETAKLLVEFDNRVSTTVLLMKPAIDSSTIKYTESLAASTLPDRMRFIELPSLDELRSRKGIWLDSLIEGQKPHVREFVSKIVSKSDLSPDSPRLAGFVFDAFCTGMKDLADEFGVPWYVFSSSGAAFLGCLSYLQVLHDEQNMDITEFKNSDAMLEIPSFVNPMAARLLPSMTFRKDSVLVLVGAARRLREASGIVVNTFIELESYAVNSLSKIGIPPLYPVGPIVNVGSDKSNDNREIMEWLDDQPPSSVVFLCFGSLGSFCVDQVKEIAYALEHSGKRFLWVLQKPSKGKTESASDFQETLPEGFLDRTTELGKVIGWAPQAEILAHRAIGGFVSHCGWNSILESIYFGVPIAAWPIYAEQQFNAFQLVIELGLGGEIKIDYIEGSNSDGYEIVSADSIKKGIEGIMEDDSEIRKRVKNMSQVSKQALTAGGSSHSSLGRLIADVMSNIP; encoded by the coding sequence ATGAAGATAGCGGAGCTGGTGTTCATCCCATTTCCAGCCATGGGCCATGTGGTACCAGCAGTGGAAACAGCTAAACTTCTTGTTGAATTTGACAATCGAGTTTCCACCACTGTTCTTCTAATGAAACCAGCTATTGACTCGAGTACCATCAAGTATACCGAGTCACTTGCTGCATCAACTTTGCCTGACCGTATGCGATTCATTGAATTGCCTTCTCTTGATGAACTCAGATCAAGAAAAGGTATTTGGCTAGATTCTTTGATAGAGGGTCAAAAACCCCATGTCAGAGAATTTGTTTCGAAGATCGTTTCAAAGTCCGATCTGAGCCCTGACTCGCCTCGACTTGCTGGATTTGTTTTTGATGCGTTTTGCACGGGAATGAAAGATTTGGCCGATGAATTTGGTGTTCCCTGGTACGTTTTCTCTTCCTCAGGAGCAGCTTTTCTTGGTTGCTTGTCATATTTACAGGTTCTTCATGATGAGCAGAACATGGACATAACTGAGTTCAAGAACTCAGATGCTATGTTAGAAATTCCGAGTTTTGTGAACCCAATGGCTGCTAGGCTTCTGCCATCTATGACGTTTAGGAAAGATTCGGTCCTTGTTTTGGTCGGCGCTGCTAGAAGGTTAAGGGAAGCTAGTGGTATTGTTGTAAATACATTTATAGAGTTGGAATCCTATGCAGTTAACTCCCTTTCTAAAATTGGCATCCCACCGTTGTATCCAGTGGGACCCATTGTGAATGTGGGGTCAGATAAAAGCAATGACAATAGAGAAATTATGGAATGGCTTGATGATCAACCCCCATCATCTGTAGTGTTCTTGTGCTTTGGAAGCCTGGGAAGTTTTTGTGTGGATCAGGTGAAAGAGATTGCATATGCTCTCGAACACAGTGGGAAAAGATTTTTATGGGTTCTACAAAAACCTTCAAAAGGTAAGACGGAATCCGCAAGTGATTTTCAAGAAACTTTACCCGAAGGATTTTTAGATCGAACAACTGAGCTCGGAAAGGTGATTGGTTGGGCTCCGCAGGCAGAAATATTAGCCCACCGAGCTATCGGAGGGTTTGTTTCGCACTGCGGATGGAATTCTATACTAGAAAGTATATACTTCGGTGTTCCAATTGCTGCATGGCCGATATACGCAGAACAGcaatttaatgcttttcaaTTAGTGATTGAATTGGGATTAGGAGGAGAGATTAAGATAGATTACATAGAGGGTTCTAACAGTGATGGCTATGAAATTGTGAGTGCTGACagtataaagaaaggaatagaGGGTATAATGGAGGACGATAGTGAAATAAGAAAACGGGTGAAAAATATGAGTCAAGTAAGCAAGCAAGCCTTGACTGCTGGTGGATCTTCACACTCTTCACTGGGTCGTCTAATTGCAGATGTTATGAGCAACATTCCATGA
- the LOC18106059 gene encoding anthocyanidin 3-O-glucosyltransferase 2 isoform X4, whose amino-acid sequence MKKAELVFIPTTGISHLLSSVEVAKLLVDRDERLSITFLIMKLSSDPKIDRFINSVSTACNRIRFIDLPKDEPDPNQPRKFLFSLIEAQKPHVKEEVFKLVSQSESSPHSPSLAGFVLDMFCTSMIDVANEFGVPSYIFLTSGAACLGLQFYVQALHDEQKVDPTEFKGSDAELVMPCLANPLPAKVLPFFMLDKEWLPLFVGLARRFRESKGIIINTFEELESHAIDSFSKAKGNTPPVYPVGPILNLNRDDDCDEESDKYKDIKQWLDEQPLSSVVYLCFGSMGSFGADQVKEIACGLEQSGHRFLWSLRKPPPKGEMELHPSDYTDPRDVLPEGFLDRTTNIGKIIGWAPQTDILAHPSVGGFVSHCGWNSVLESIWFGVPIATWPLHAEQQLNAFMLIVELGLGVEIKMDYRREFNWDGSENVISAGEIERGVRCLMELCDEKRERLKEMSGKGRKALENGGSSFTWLGRFIQDSVDHLP is encoded by the exons ATGAAGAAAGCTGAGCTGGTCTTCATACCAACAACAGGTATAAGCCACCTCCTATCCTCAGTAGAGGTAGCAAAGCTTCTTGTAGACCGTGATGAGAGGCTTTCAATCACCTTCCTCATCATGAAACTAAGTTCTGACCCCAAGATTGATAGGTTTATAAATTCAGTGAGTACAGCCTGTAATCGTATCCGGTTCATTGACTTGCCTAAAGATGAGCCTGATCCAAACCAACCCAGGaagtttctcttttctttgattgaagCCCAGAAACCCCATGTCAAAGAAGAAGTCTTTAAGCTTGTGAGTCAGTCTGAGTCAAGCCCTCACTCGCCTTCTCTTGCTGGGTTTGTTCTTGATATGTTTTGTACATCTATGATAGATGTGGCCAATGAATTTGGTGTTCCATCATATATTTTCCTTACGTCAGGTGCAGCTTGTCTTGgccttcaattttatgttcagGCTCTTCACGATGAGCAGAAAGTTGACCCTACTGAGTTCAAGGGCTCGGATGCTGAGTTGGTCATGCCGTGTTTGGCAAATCCTCTTCCAGCTAAGGTCTTGCCTTTTTTTATGCTTGACAAAGAGTGGCTGCCACTTTTCGTCGGTCTAGCTAGAAGGTTTAGAGAAAGTAAGGGTATTATAATAAACACATTTGAAGAGCTGGAATCTCATGCGATTGACTCCTTTTCTAAGGCCAAGGGTAATACCCCTCCGGTATATCCAGTGGGTCCCATTTTAAACCTTAATAGAGATGATGATTGTGACGAGGAGTCTGATAAATACAAAGACATCAAGCAATGGCTCGATGAGCAGCCTCTATCCTCGGTAGTGTATCTATGCTTCGGAAGCATGGGGAGTTTCGGTGCGGATCAAGTGAAGGAAATTGCTTGCGGGCTAGAGCAGAGTGGGCATCGATTCTTGTGGTCTCTACGTAAACCACCACCGAAAGGCGAGATGGAACTTCATCCAAGCGATTACACTGATCCTCGGGATGTCTTACCTGAAGGGTTTTTGGATCGGACGACTAacattggaaaaataattggatGGGCCCCACAAACAGATATTTTGGCCCATCCATCTGTAGGAGGGTTTGTATCGCACTGTGGATGGAACTCTGTATTGGAAAGCATATGGTTTGGCGTTCCAATTGCCACATGGCCATTACATGCAGAGCAACAACTTAATGCTTTTATGTTAATTGTTGAGCTCGGATTGGGAGTGGAAATTAAAATGGATTATAGAAGAGAATTTAACTGGGATGGTAGTGAAAATGTCATTAGTGCCGGGGAGATCGAGAGAGGAGTAAG GTGTTTAATGGAGCTTTGCGATGAGAAGAGGGAGAGGTTGAAGGAGATGAGTGGAAAGGGTAGGAAGGCTTTGGAGAACGGTGGATCCTCGTTCACTTGGTTAGGTCGTTTCATTCAAGATTCGGTGGACCACCTGCCATGA
- the LOC18106059 gene encoding anthocyanidin 3-O-glucosyltransferase 2 isoform X5, translating into MKKAELVFIPTTGISHLLSSVEVAKLLVDRDERLSITFLIMKLSSDPKIDRFINSVSTACNRIRFIDLPKDEPDPNQPRKFLFSLIEAQKPHVKEEVFKLVSQSESSPHSPSLAGFVLDMFCTSMIDVANEFGVPSYIFLTSGAACLGLQFYVQALHDEQKVDPTEFKGSDAELVMPCLANPLPAKVLPFFMLDKEWLPLFVGLARRFRESKGIIINTFEELESHAIDSFSKAKGNTPPVYPVGPILNLNRDDDCDEESDKYKDIKQWLDEQPLSSVVYLCFGSMGSFGADQVKEIACGLEQSGHRFLWSLRKPPPKGEMELHPSDYTDPRDVLPEGFLDRTTNIGKIIGWAPQTDILAHPSVGGFVSHCGWNSVLESIWFGVPIATWPLHAEQQLNAFMLIVELGLGVEIKMDYRREFNWDGSENVISAGEIERGVRCLMELCDEKRERLKEMSGKGKKALENGGSSFTWLGRFIQDSVDHLP; encoded by the exons ATGAAGAAAGCTGAGCTGGTCTTCATACCAACAACAGGTATAAGCCACCTCCTATCCTCAGTAGAGGTAGCAAAGCTTCTTGTAGACCGTGATGAGAGGCTTTCAATCACCTTCCTCATCATGAAACTAAGTTCTGACCCCAAGATTGATAGGTTTATAAATTCAGTGAGTACAGCCTGTAATCGTATCCGGTTCATTGACTTGCCTAAAGATGAGCCTGATCCAAACCAACCCAGGaagtttctcttttctttgattgaagCCCAGAAACCCCATGTCAAAGAAGAAGTCTTTAAGCTTGTGAGTCAGTCTGAGTCAAGCCCTCACTCGCCTTCTCTTGCTGGGTTTGTTCTTGATATGTTTTGTACATCTATGATAGATGTGGCCAATGAATTTGGTGTTCCATCATATATTTTCCTTACGTCAGGTGCAGCTTGTCTTGgccttcaattttatgttcagGCTCTTCACGATGAGCAGAAAGTTGACCCTACTGAGTTCAAGGGCTCGGATGCTGAGTTGGTCATGCCGTGTTTGGCAAATCCTCTTCCAGCTAAGGTCTTGCCTTTTTTTATGCTTGACAAAGAGTGGCTGCCACTTTTCGTCGGTCTAGCTAGAAGGTTTAGAGAAAGTAAGGGTATTATAATAAACACATTTGAAGAGCTGGAATCTCATGCGATTGACTCCTTTTCTAAGGCCAAGGGTAATACCCCTCCGGTATATCCAGTGGGTCCCATTTTAAACCTTAATAGAGATGATGATTGTGACGAGGAGTCTGATAAATACAAAGACATCAAGCAATGGCTCGATGAGCAGCCTCTATCCTCGGTAGTGTATCTATGCTTCGGAAGCATGGGGAGTTTCGGTGCGGATCAAGTGAAGGAAATTGCTTGCGGGCTAGAGCAGAGTGGGCATCGATTCTTGTGGTCTCTACGTAAACCACCACCGAAAGGCGAGATGGAACTTCATCCAAGCGATTACACTGATCCTCGGGATGTCTTACCTGAAGGGTTTTTGGATCGGACGACTAacattggaaaaataattggatGGGCCCCACAAACAGATATTTTGGCCCATCCATCTGTAGGAGGGTTTGTATCGCACTGTGGATGGAACTCTGTATTGGAAAGCATATGGTTTGGCGTTCCAATTGCCACATGGCCATTACATGCAGAGCAACAACTTAATGCTTTTATGTTAATTGTTGAGCTCGGATTGGGAGTGGAAATTAAAATGGATTATAGAAGAGAATTTAACTGGGATGGTAGTGAAAATGTCATTAGTGCCGGGGAGATCGAGAGAGGAGTAAG GTGTTTAATGGAGCTTTGCGATGAGAAGAGGGAGAGGTTGAAGGAGATGAGTGGAAAGGGCAAGAAGGCTTTGGAGAACGGTGGATCCTCGTTCACTTGGTTAG GTCGTTTCATTCAAGATTCGGTGGACCACCTGCCATGA
- the LOC18106059 gene encoding anthocyanidin 3-O-glucosyltransferase 2 isoform X2 has protein sequence MKKAELVFIPTTGISHLLSSVEVAKLLVDRDERLSITFLIMKLSSDPKIDRFINSVSTACNRIRFIDLPKDEPDPNQPRKFLFSLIEAQKPHVKEEVFKLVSQSESSPHSPSLAGFVLDMFCTSMIDVANEFGVPSYIFLTSGAACLGLQFYVQALHDEQKVDPTEFKGSDAELVMPCLANPLPAKVLPFFMLDKEWLPLFVGLARRFRESKGIIINTFEELESHAIDSFSKAKGNTPPVYPVGPILNLNRDDDCDEESDKYKDIKQWLDEQPLSSVVYLCFGSMGSFGADQVKEIACGLEQSGHRFLWSLRKPPPKGEMELHPSDYTDPRDVLPEGFLDRTTNIGKIIGWAPQTDILAHPSVGGFVSHCGWNSVLESIWFGVPIATWPLHAEQQLNAFMLIVELGLGVEIKMDYRREFNWDGSENVISAGEIERGVRCLMELCDEKREKLKEMSGKSRKALENGGSSFTWLGRFIQDSVDHLP, from the exons ATGAAGAAAGCTGAGCTGGTCTTCATACCAACAACAGGTATAAGCCACCTCCTATCCTCAGTAGAGGTAGCAAAGCTTCTTGTAGACCGTGATGAGAGGCTTTCAATCACCTTCCTCATCATGAAACTAAGTTCTGACCCCAAGATTGATAGGTTTATAAATTCAGTGAGTACAGCCTGTAATCGTATCCGGTTCATTGACTTGCCTAAAGATGAGCCTGATCCAAACCAACCCAGGaagtttctcttttctttgattgaagCCCAGAAACCCCATGTCAAAGAAGAAGTCTTTAAGCTTGTGAGTCAGTCTGAGTCAAGCCCTCACTCGCCTTCTCTTGCTGGGTTTGTTCTTGATATGTTTTGTACATCTATGATAGATGTGGCCAATGAATTTGGTGTTCCATCATATATTTTCCTTACGTCAGGTGCAGCTTGTCTTGgccttcaattttatgttcagGCTCTTCACGATGAGCAGAAAGTTGACCCTACTGAGTTCAAGGGCTCGGATGCTGAGTTGGTCATGCCGTGTTTGGCAAATCCTCTTCCAGCTAAGGTCTTGCCTTTTTTTATGCTTGACAAAGAGTGGCTGCCACTTTTCGTCGGTCTAGCTAGAAGGTTTAGAGAAAGTAAGGGTATTATAATAAACACATTTGAAGAGCTGGAATCTCATGCGATTGACTCCTTTTCTAAGGCCAAGGGTAATACCCCTCCGGTATATCCAGTGGGTCCCATTTTAAACCTTAATAGAGATGATGATTGTGACGAGGAGTCTGATAAATACAAAGACATCAAGCAATGGCTCGATGAGCAGCCTCTATCCTCGGTAGTGTATCTATGCTTCGGAAGCATGGGGAGTTTCGGTGCGGATCAAGTGAAGGAAATTGCTTGCGGGCTAGAGCAGAGTGGGCATCGATTCTTGTGGTCTCTACGTAAACCACCACCGAAAGGCGAGATGGAACTTCATCCAAGCGATTACACTGATCCTCGGGATGTCTTACCTGAAGGGTTTTTGGATCGGACGACTAacattggaaaaataattggatGGGCCCCACAAACAGATATTTTGGCCCATCCATCTGTAGGAGGGTTTGTATCGCACTGTGGATGGAACTCTGTATTGGAAAGCATATGGTTTGGCGTTCCAATTGCCACATGGCCATTACATGCAGAGCAACAACTTAATGCTTTTATGTTAATTGTTGAGCTCGGATTGGGAGTGGAAATTAAAATGGATTATAGAAGAGAATTTAACTGGGATGGTAGTGAAAATGTCATTAGTGCCGGGGAGATCGAGAGAGGAGTAAGGTGTTTAATGGAGCTTTGCGATGAGAAGAGGGAGAAATTGAAGGAGATGAGTGGAAAGAGCAGGAAGGCTTTGGAGAACGGTGGATCCTCGTTCACTTGGTTAG GTCGTTTCATTCAAGATTCGGTGGACCACCTGCCATGA
- the LOC18106059 gene encoding anthocyanidin 3-O-glucosyltransferase 2 isoform X1 has protein sequence MKKAELVFIPTTGISHLLSSVEVAKLLVDRDERLSITFLIMKLSSDPKIDRFINSVSTACNRIRFIDLPKDEPDPNQPRKFLFSLIEAQKPHVKEEVFKLVSQSESSPHSPSLAGFVLDMFCTSMIDVANEFGVPSYIFLTSGAACLGLQFYVQALHDEQKVDPTEFKGSDAELVMPCLANPLPAKVLPFFMLDKEWLPLFVGLARRFRESKGIIINTFEELESHAIDSFSKAKGNTPPVYPVGPILNLNRDDDCDEESDKYKDIKQWLDEQPLSSVVYLCFGSMGSFGADQVKEIACGLEQSGHRFLWSLRKPPPKGEMELHPSDYTDPRDVLPEGFLDRTTNIGKIIGWAPQTDILAHPSVGGFVSHCGWNSVLESIWFGVPIATWPLHAEQQLNAFMLIVELGLGVEIKMDYRREFNWDGSENVISAGEIERGVRCLMELCDEKREKLKEMSGKSRKALENGGSSFTWLGRFIQDTVDHLP, from the coding sequence ATGAAGAAAGCTGAGCTGGTCTTCATACCAACAACAGGTATAAGCCACCTCCTATCCTCAGTAGAGGTAGCAAAGCTTCTTGTAGACCGTGATGAGAGGCTTTCAATCACCTTCCTCATCATGAAACTAAGTTCTGACCCCAAGATTGATAGGTTTATAAATTCAGTGAGTACAGCCTGTAATCGTATCCGGTTCATTGACTTGCCTAAAGATGAGCCTGATCCAAACCAACCCAGGaagtttctcttttctttgattgaagCCCAGAAACCCCATGTCAAAGAAGAAGTCTTTAAGCTTGTGAGTCAGTCTGAGTCAAGCCCTCACTCGCCTTCTCTTGCTGGGTTTGTTCTTGATATGTTTTGTACATCTATGATAGATGTGGCCAATGAATTTGGTGTTCCATCATATATTTTCCTTACGTCAGGTGCAGCTTGTCTTGgccttcaattttatgttcagGCTCTTCACGATGAGCAGAAAGTTGACCCTACTGAGTTCAAGGGCTCGGATGCTGAGTTGGTCATGCCGTGTTTGGCAAATCCTCTTCCAGCTAAGGTCTTGCCTTTTTTTATGCTTGACAAAGAGTGGCTGCCACTTTTCGTCGGTCTAGCTAGAAGGTTTAGAGAAAGTAAGGGTATTATAATAAACACATTTGAAGAGCTGGAATCTCATGCGATTGACTCCTTTTCTAAGGCCAAGGGTAATACCCCTCCGGTATATCCAGTGGGTCCCATTTTAAACCTTAATAGAGATGATGATTGTGACGAGGAGTCTGATAAATACAAAGACATCAAGCAATGGCTCGATGAGCAGCCTCTATCCTCGGTAGTGTATCTATGCTTCGGAAGCATGGGGAGTTTCGGTGCGGATCAAGTGAAGGAAATTGCTTGCGGGCTAGAGCAGAGTGGGCATCGATTCTTGTGGTCTCTACGTAAACCACCACCGAAAGGCGAGATGGAACTTCATCCAAGCGATTACACTGATCCTCGGGATGTCTTACCTGAAGGGTTTTTGGATCGGACGACTAacattggaaaaataattggatGGGCCCCACAAACAGATATTTTGGCCCATCCATCTGTAGGAGGGTTTGTATCGCACTGTGGATGGAACTCTGTATTGGAAAGCATATGGTTTGGCGTTCCAATTGCCACATGGCCATTACATGCAGAGCAACAACTTAATGCTTTTATGTTAATTGTTGAGCTCGGATTGGGAGTGGAAATTAAAATGGATTATAGAAGAGAATTTAACTGGGATGGTAGTGAAAATGTCATTAGTGCCGGGGAGATCGAGAGAGGAGTAAGGTGTTTAATGGAGCTTTGCGATGAGAAGAGGGAGAAATTGAAGGAGATGAGTGGAAAGAGCAGGAAGGCTTTGGAGAACGGTGGATCCTCGTTCACTTGGTTAGGTCGTTTCATTCAAGATACGGTAGACCACCTGCCATGA
- the LOC18106059 gene encoding anthocyanidin 3-O-glucosyltransferase 2 isoform X3, producing the protein MKKAELVFIPTTGISHLLSSVEVAKLLVDRDERLSITFLIMKLSSDPKIDRFINSVSTACNRIRFIDLPKDEPDPNQPRKFLFSLIEAQKPHVKEEVFKLVSQSESSPHSPSLAGFVLDMFCTSMIDVANEFGVPSYIFLTSGAACLGLQFYVQALHDEQKVDPTEFKGSDAELVMPCLANPLPAKVLPFFMLDKEWLPLFVGLARRFRESKGIIINTFEELESHAIDSFSKAKGNTPPVYPVGPILNLNRDDDCDEESDKYKDIKQWLDEQPLSSVVYLCFGSMGSFGADQVKEIACGLEQSGHRFLWSLRKPPPKGEMELHPSDYTDPRDVLPEGFLDRTTNIGKIIGWAPQTDILAHPSVGGFVSHCGWNSVLESIWFGVPIATWPLHAEQQLNAFMLIVELGLGVEIKMDYRREFNWDGSENVISAGEIERGVRCLMELCDEKREKLKEMSGKSRKALENGGSSFTWLGRFIQDTVDQLP; encoded by the exons ATGAAGAAAGCTGAGCTGGTCTTCATACCAACAACAGGTATAAGCCACCTCCTATCCTCAGTAGAGGTAGCAAAGCTTCTTGTAGACCGTGATGAGAGGCTTTCAATCACCTTCCTCATCATGAAACTAAGTTCTGACCCCAAGATTGATAGGTTTATAAATTCAGTGAGTACAGCCTGTAATCGTATCCGGTTCATTGACTTGCCTAAAGATGAGCCTGATCCAAACCAACCCAGGaagtttctcttttctttgattgaagCCCAGAAACCCCATGTCAAAGAAGAAGTCTTTAAGCTTGTGAGTCAGTCTGAGTCAAGCCCTCACTCGCCTTCTCTTGCTGGGTTTGTTCTTGATATGTTTTGTACATCTATGATAGATGTGGCCAATGAATTTGGTGTTCCATCATATATTTTCCTTACGTCAGGTGCAGCTTGTCTTGgccttcaattttatgttcagGCTCTTCACGATGAGCAGAAAGTTGACCCTACTGAGTTCAAGGGCTCGGATGCTGAGTTGGTCATGCCGTGTTTGGCAAATCCTCTTCCAGCTAAGGTCTTGCCTTTTTTTATGCTTGACAAAGAGTGGCTGCCACTTTTCGTCGGTCTAGCTAGAAGGTTTAGAGAAAGTAAGGGTATTATAATAAACACATTTGAAGAGCTGGAATCTCATGCGATTGACTCCTTTTCTAAGGCCAAGGGTAATACCCCTCCGGTATATCCAGTGGGTCCCATTTTAAACCTTAATAGAGATGATGATTGTGACGAGGAGTCTGATAAATACAAAGACATCAAGCAATGGCTCGATGAGCAGCCTCTATCCTCGGTAGTGTATCTATGCTTCGGAAGCATGGGGAGTTTCGGTGCGGATCAAGTGAAGGAAATTGCTTGCGGGCTAGAGCAGAGTGGGCATCGATTCTTGTGGTCTCTACGTAAACCACCACCGAAAGGCGAGATGGAACTTCATCCAAGCGATTACACTGATCCTCGGGATGTCTTACCTGAAGGGTTTTTGGATCGGACGACTAacattggaaaaataattggatGGGCCCCACAAACAGATATTTTGGCCCATCCATCTGTAGGAGGGTTTGTATCGCACTGTGGATGGAACTCTGTATTGGAAAGCATATGGTTTGGCGTTCCAATTGCCACATGGCCATTACATGCAGAGCAACAACTTAATGCTTTTATGTTAATTGTTGAGCTCGGATTGGGAGTGGAAATTAAAATGGATTATAGAAGAGAATTTAACTGGGATGGTAGTGAAAATGTCATTAGTGCCGGGGAGATCGAGAGAGGAGTAAGGTGTTTAATGGAGCTTTGCGATGAGAAGAGGGAGAAATTGAAGGAGATGAGTGGAAAGAGCAGGAAGGCTTTGGAGAACGGTGGATCCTCGTTCACTTGGTTAG GTCGTTTCATTCAAGATACGGTGGATCAACTGCCATGA
- the LOC18106059 gene encoding anthocyanidin 3-O-glucosyltransferase 2 isoform X6 — MKKAELVFIPTPGISHLLSTVEVAKLLVDRDERLSITFLIMKLSSDPKIDRFINSVSTACNRIRFIDLPKDEPDPNQPRKFLFSLIEAQKPHVKEEVFKLVSQSESSPHSPSLAGFVLDMFCTSMIDVANEFGVPSYIFLTSGAACLGLQFYVQALHDEQKVDPTEFKGSDAELVMPCLANPLPAKVLPFFMLDKEWLPLFVGLARRFRESKGIIINTFEELESHAIDSFSKAKGNTPPVYPVGPILNLNRDDDCDEESDKYKDIKQWLDEQPLSSVVYLCFGSMGSFGADQVKEIACGLEQSGHRFLWSLRKPPPKGEMELHPSDYTDPRDVLPEGFLDRTTNIGKIIGWAPQTDILAHPSVGGFVSHCGWNSVLESIWFGVPIATWPLHAEQQLNAFMLIVELGLGVEIKMDYRREFNWDGSENVISAGEIERGVRCLMELCDEKREKLKEMSGKSRKALENGGSSFTWLGRFIQDTVDHLP; from the coding sequence GTAGCAAAGCTTCTTGTAGACCGTGATGAGAGGCTTTCAATCACCTTCCTCATCATGAAACTAAGTTCTGACCCCAAGATTGATAGGTTTATAAATTCAGTGAGTACAGCCTGTAATCGTATCCGGTTCATTGACTTGCCTAAAGATGAGCCTGATCCAAACCAACCCAGGaagtttctcttttctttgattgaagCCCAGAAACCCCATGTCAAAGAAGAAGTCTTTAAGCTTGTGAGTCAGTCTGAGTCAAGCCCTCACTCGCCTTCTCTTGCTGGGTTTGTTCTTGATATGTTTTGTACATCTATGATAGATGTGGCCAATGAATTTGGTGTTCCATCATATATTTTCCTTACGTCAGGTGCAGCTTGTCTTGgccttcaattttatgttcagGCTCTTCACGATGAGCAGAAAGTTGACCCTACTGAGTTCAAGGGCTCGGATGCTGAGTTGGTCATGCCGTGTTTGGCAAATCCTCTTCCAGCTAAGGTCTTGCCTTTTTTTATGCTTGACAAAGAGTGGCTGCCACTTTTCGTCGGTCTAGCTAGAAGGTTTAGAGAAAGTAAGGGTATTATAATAAACACATTTGAAGAGCTGGAATCTCATGCGATTGACTCCTTTTCTAAGGCCAAGGGTAATACCCCTCCGGTATATCCAGTGGGTCCCATTTTAAACCTTAATAGAGATGATGATTGTGACGAGGAGTCTGATAAATACAAAGACATCAAGCAATGGCTCGATGAGCAGCCTCTATCCTCGGTAGTGTATCTATGCTTCGGAAGCATGGGGAGTTTCGGTGCGGATCAAGTGAAGGAAATTGCTTGCGGGCTAGAGCAGAGTGGGCATCGATTCTTGTGGTCTCTACGTAAACCACCACCGAAAGGCGAGATGGAACTTCATCCAAGCGATTACACTGATCCTCGGGATGTCTTACCTGAAGGGTTTTTGGATCGGACGACTAacattggaaaaataattggatGGGCCCCACAAACAGATATTTTGGCCCATCCATCTGTAGGAGGGTTTGTATCGCACTGTGGATGGAACTCTGTATTGGAAAGCATATGGTTTGGCGTTCCAATTGCCACATGGCCATTACATGCAGAGCAACAACTTAATGCTTTTATGTTAATTGTTGAGCTCGGATTGGGAGTGGAAATTAAAATGGATTATAGAAGAGAATTTAACTGGGATGGTAGTGAAAATGTCATTAGTGCCGGGGAGATCGAGAGAGGAGTAAGGTGTTTAATGGAGCTTTGCGATGAGAAGAGGGAGAAATTGAAGGAGATGAGTGGAAAGAGCAGGAAGGCTTTGGAGAACGGTGGATCCTCGTTCACTTGGTTAGGTCGTTTCATTCAAGATACGGTAGACCACCTGCCATGA